In the Cydia fagiglandana chromosome 5, ilCydFagi1.1, whole genome shotgun sequence genome, one interval contains:
- the LOC134664514 gene encoding U3 small nucleolar RNA-associated protein 18 homolog — translation MKRNKPRGKVQMKKMRSNNEDPKEAKLSKLLFHKSKNMSEKLKSQDDSNSELDLKPAWTDDDDQNQVASNPMFKGKAQYADKLKQKFETMMGTPSWAKIKPKTGDEDTDNILNRVGHLESKKRMQAGTGLKPKVLEFRPAQDANTDTINEGTNIYCVEFHPKLSVALVGGSAGVVSLLSLSGQQNKKLHSFELKQWEIHNAKFTPSGTHAFITSTSRHRQYCYYDLIKAVPEIIDLPNLVRNTKNFELSRDGKYIAICGGFDEVLIFSATSRELIRRLKNNSDIVSICFSDTSDQLYCYGVQGEVTMWDLSTFRSYRKFYDQGCVNGSIITTSPCGRLLAMGSGEGIVNIYQTSALKESTTYNPEPFHVVSSLCTKITGLQFNPTTEIMAIISNVLPNAAKLVHIPSYKIFQNFPTQGNDIGLLNCIGFSPNSGYMGVGNDKSRALLYRLKHYKNY, via the exons ATGAAGAGGAATAAACCCCGTGGGAAGGTACAGATGAAGAAAATGCGGAGTAACAATGAAGATCCCAAAGAAGCAAA GTTATCAAAGTTGCTCTTCCACAAATCAAAAAATATGTCAGAAAAACTGAAGTCTCAAGATGATTCAAACTCAGAGTTGGACCTGAAACCTGCATggactgatgatgatgaccaaAACCAGGTGGCTTCTAATCCCATGTTCAAAGGCAAAGCACAGTATGCTGACAAACTGAAACAAAAATTTGAGACAATGATGGGTACACCAAGTTGGgccaaaatcaaaccaaaaacAGGTGATGAGGACACAGACAACATTTTAAACAGAGTTGGACATTTAGAGTCCAAAAAGAGGATGCAAGCTGGTACAGGGTTAAAACCAAAGGTTTTAGAATTCAGGCCAGCTCAAGATGCAAACACTGACACAATAAATGAAGGCACTAACATATATTGTGTTGAGTTTCATCCTAAACTAAGTGTTGCACTTGTGGGTGGCTCTGCGGGGGTTGTATCTTTGCTCTCTTTATCAGGTCagcaaaataaaaaactacATAGTTTTGAGTTGAAACAATGGGAAATTCATAATGCTAAATTTACTCCCAGTGGCACTCATGCATTCATTACATCAACAAGCCGACATAGACAGTACTGTTACTATGATCTTATAAAAGCTGTGCCAGAAATTATTGACCTGCCAAATCTTGTAAGAAATACCAAGAATTTTGAGTTGTCCAGAGATGGAAAGTATATTGCCATTTGTGGTGGATTTGATGAAGTACTTATTTTCTCAGCAACATCCAGGGAGTTGATTAGAAGATTGAAAAATAATTCAGACATTGTTTCAATATGTTTCTCAGACACTAGTGACCAACTGTATTGTTATGGAGTTCAAGGTGAGGTAACAATGTGGGATTTATCTACATTTAGATCATACAGGAAATTCTATGATCAAGGATGTGTGAATGGTTCCATTATCACTACCAGTCCATGTGGGAGGCTGTTAGCCATGGGCAGTGGAGAAGGCATTGTGAATATCTATCAAACTTCAGCACTGAAGGAATCAACCACATATAACCCAGAGCCGTTTCATGTTGTCAGCAGTTTGTGCACCAAGATAACTGGTCTCCAATTTAATCCAACTACAGAGATAATGGCTATCATATCAAATGTTCTACCGAATGCTGCAAAACTTGTGCACATACCTTCATATAAGATTTTCCAGAACTTTCCCACTCAAGGAAATGATATTGGTCTGTTGAATTGTATTGGATTTTCACCTAACAGTGGTTACATGGGTGTTGGGAATGACAAGTCTCGTGCTCTACTGTACAGGCTTAAACATTATAAAAATTATTAG